CCTCTCCGGCCGCCGGCGTGCCTTCGTCTGGGACTCCACCACCTGCGAGAGGGTACGCAGCACGATGGAATCGTAGAGCTTGCCCCGCTCCATGCTCATCTCCTCCAGGGCCTCCTGGGGAGCGAGCGCCTTCTTCGGCTGGCTGGTCAGCACGTCGTAATCGCTGACCACACCGATTATCTTCGACCCCGTGGGGATGTGTGCGGTTCCCGCCTCCAGGTCGGAGGCCGGGTGGCAATGCCGGACGATGTGAGCGATGGGCCGCAGGCGCGCCACCTGCTCCAGCACCTCGGCCCCCTTCTCGGCATGGCCGGGGGCTTCCACGTCACCCTCGTACTCTATGCGCCCGATATCGTGCAGGGCGGCCGCATACCGGATGTTGCGCGTCTCCTCCGCCGACACGCCCATCTCCCGCGCCACCTCCGCCGCAAGGTTGCTCACGCGGCCGGAATGCCCCGGCAGGCCACGGGAGATGTCGAAGGCATCGCCGACCACGCGCATGGTCTGGAAATACCTCTCGTCGAGCTCCTTGTCCCGGTTCGATTCCAGGCGCACCAGCAGCAGGGGGATGAAGAAGATGAGGAAGTTCAACCAGGGCACGCGCGGAAAGTACAGGGCCATGAGGGCCCCCGCGCCGGTGATGGCCAGGTAGATGGGAAGGGTCTGCCGCATGTGCTGGGGCAGCACGATACGCCAGTTGCCGCCCAGCTGCATAGAGGTCTCGATGGACGAGGTGAGCATCTCACCCAGGTAGAAGACGAGGGCCATGACCAGAAAGGCGATGGGGAACACCAGGGCCCTCTGCAGTACAACCGGATTGTAATAGGTGTGGAACTCCAGGACCCCGTTGGTCACCGTGGCGGGACCGGGGCCGTAGAGGGTGGCGGGGTAAGGATTCCATATCGCCTCCCATCCGAGGTTGGCGATGAACTGATAGATGACCCCGGCCAGAGCCACTATGTAGGTGCGCTGCACGATGTGGAAAAAATCGCCTTCGCCCGAGCGTTGGATACGCGCGAAAGCCCGGCCCAGCAGGCTTCCCACCAGGAAGATGAAGACCACTTCCGGCACCGGCCGGATGGCGATGATGCACAGGACGGCGGCCATGCCCAGGCGCAGGGGCCTCCCCCAGGGGAACTGCACCCTCCATGCCTCGCAGAAGGCGAGTACCGCCACCAAGCCGAAGGTGCGCGCGGGGTCCATGTCCCCCAGCTTTGAGAAGAAGAAGGGGGCACACACCCCCAGGGTCACCAGGAAGATGGCGACGGAGACGTACTGCAGCGCCTTCATGCGCTTGTCGTTCATGGCGCCTCACCTCCTCCGCCCTCGTTCCCGGCCACGGGACCGGACTCTTCCGCCGGTCCGGCTGCCGGCGTTCCTCCGGGGAAGGGAAGCTCGGAACCTCCCGCTCCCTCCATCTCTCTCAGGGCCTCTCTCTCCAGCCGTTCCCGCGCCTCGCGCCGCTCTCGCAACAGCTCCTCTCGCCTGCCCTTCCTGCGGCCGGCTCTCCGCGCTTTCTCCCCACGCGGCTCCGGCGCAGCGGCCTCGGCCGTCTCCGCCACCGTGGCGGAGGCCGCCTCCGTCTGCCTGCCCGCCTCCAGAGCGGCGATGAAGCTCTCCACCACCTCGGGGTCGAACTGCCTGCCGCTGTTCTCCCGTAGTTCGGCCAGGGCGCGTTCGTGCCCCTTCGCATCCCTCCAGGGCCTGCGGTGGCACATGGAATCATAGGCGTCGGCCACGGCGATGATGCGGGCGGTCAGGGGGATGGTATCGCCGGAGAGATGGTCTATGTATCCCCCGCCGTCGTAGTATTCATGATGGTGGCGCACGGCCTCGGCCATGTCCGCGAGGTACTCGACCTCCTCCAGGCGCGAGGCGCCCTCCAGCGGGTGCAGTTTTATCTTCTCGAACTCTTCCTCGCTCAGGGCCGCTGGCTGCAGCAGCACATCACGGGGGATGGCGGGACTGCCCAGGTCGTGCAGGAGGGCGGCATGGCGCAGGCGGTTGGTCTCGTAGAGCGGGAACCGCATCTGCCTGGCGATGAGGGCGGCGTTCTGCGCCACCCGCACCGCGTGCCCGTCGAGGTAGGGCTCGCGCTTCTCCAGGAAGGTAACCAGGACCTCCAGGCTGCGGTCGTATGCCTCCAGCAGTTCGATGTTCTTGCCGCTGAAGTACCAGGCCACGCCGAGCACCGCGGTGAGCGAGAGCACGGCGAATATCCCGCGCAACGACTCCGCCACCGAGCCCACGACGATGGGGTTGCCGAGGGCGTCCACGGCCCCGTGGAACGCGTTCTGGGCATAGATCACGCCCATGAACAGGCCCACGAACGAGTAGATCACCTGGTTCGGAAGGAGCCTCAGGGCG
The Actinomycetota bacterium genome window above contains:
- a CDS encoding HD domain-containing phosphohydrolase, giving the protein MNDKRMKALQYVSVAIFLVTLGVCAPFFFSKLGDMDPARTFGLVAVLAFCEAWRVQFPWGRPLRLGMAAVLCIIAIRPVPEVVFIFLVGSLLGRAFARIQRSGEGDFFHIVQRTYIVALAGVIYQFIANLGWEAIWNPYPATLYGPGPATVTNGVLEFHTYYNPVVLQRALVFPIAFLVMALVFYLGEMLTSSIETSMQLGGNWRIVLPQHMRQTLPIYLAITGAGALMALYFPRVPWLNFLIFFIPLLLVRLESNRDKELDERYFQTMRVVGDAFDISRGLPGHSGRVSNLAAEVAREMGVSAEETRNIRYAAALHDIGRIEYEGDVEAPGHAEKGAEVLEQVARLRPIAHIVRHCHPASDLEAGTAHIPTGSKIIGVVSDYDVLTSQPKKALAPQEALEEMSMERGKLYDSIVLRTLSQVVESQTKARRRPEREITQRARVLEEEELKESFEEIFRDED
- a CDS encoding HD domain-containing phosphohydrolase, translating into MDIKVKALACAGLVGSLGVILFLTLAGDQPVFWFSVLLLGAMAVICETLGEKMASGGRSTYGIIILFAAITALNTPSAMIVALAAAFHLRLARRRDNPWELAVSAAIYAMCTWAAAAVYHVLGGATRAFTASDFAGSLAPTLAAAAVFWALNAGLVAAALRWARGVDPAAFFKGDALRLLPNQVIYSFVGLFMGVIYAQNAFHGAVDALGNPIVVGSVAESLRGIFAVLSLTAVLGVAWYFSGKNIELLEAYDRSLEVLVTFLEKREPYLDGHAVRVAQNAALIARQMRFPLYETNRLRHAALLHDLGSPAIPRDVLLQPAALSEEEFEKIKLHPLEGASRLEEVEYLADMAEAVRHHHEYYDGGGYIDHLSGDTIPLTARIIAVADAYDSMCHRRPWRDAKGHERALAELRENSGRQFDPEVVESFIAALEAGRQTEAASATVAETAEAAAPEPRGEKARRAGRRKGRREELLRERREARERLEREALREMEGAGGSELPFPGGTPAAGPAEESGPVAGNEGGGGEAP